The Glycine max mitochondrion, complete genome genome segment GAAGAGAGATCGAAGACGAAGATTTTATGACGCAGTGCGGACACTGGATGAAATAGACAGAGAATATAACAACCCACCGGAAGGGCATACCTCAGGAGCACCAATCTCCCCCGGCAAACATCTATCTGCACGAAGCCGACCGGTAGAAAGATGAAATATGAAAAAAAAGATGGGGAGTGTGAGATACGCGAACGGGGAGTACGCAGCCGAACAACCGCAGGGGCTTCCAGCAGTGATAGCTGAACTAACCAGATGGGCCGCCCAAAACATGGAGCTGACATTTAAATAAATAAATAGGAAATCAACGTCGGATCCCGGCTATCCGAAAAACGCAAACTGAAGCGGAGGATCACAAAAAAATGCAACACAAAAGGGGCGAACCAAGCGCTTGCGCGAAGGAAGAAGCGAATCAACCAGAATGGAGACAGGGAGGAGAGGCGAAAGAGAGATTTTCGAGCCTGCAAAAAAAAGCAGCAAGCAACAACGGCTTTTCAGCCGTTGCGCGCTAGCTTGTAATTTAGGGGGTGCCCCTTTCTAAAACTTATATTTAATATAAGGAAGAAGAAGGCCCTTTTTTGTTTGGAGTTTTCCCCAACCTATACCTAAGGGCGTTTTTCAGCTGCATCGCACTGCCGCATAAACAATGGATCCGCTGGGCTGGATGAGCTACCTTCTCTGGAAAGGAATAAGGAATAGTGAAAAGCCATGTCACTTGGAACGGAACTGGTTGCTTATTGACTTTTTTTAGTAAGACCACTTTGCTTTGGTAAGCTAAATTCTATTATATTATCTTAGGCATGGTTGCTTACAAGACAAAAGCTAGCTTCTAGATGTTCTTTGCCTGAACATATGGAGGAAGCAACCTTCTGGCCTCTGTACCAGTAGTGGAGTGGCTTGCGACTTTCAATCAGAAAAGGAAAATGGAGCAAGGCAAGGGAGAAAGAAGTTGTCCCCTCTTCTCTGGTAACCCGCCGCCGGTCATATAGAGTGCTCCGCCCGCATATGTAGAAAAAGAGGGAGCGGGGAAGGAAGAACAACCGTTTGACTTTGGCACATGAGGTGGCGGGTTTGGCTGGGTAACATAATGGAAATGTATCGGACTGCAAATCCTGGAATGACGGTTCGACCCCGTCCTTGGCCTCGGGGAGTGGCGAGCAGCACGGAACTTTAATTAAATGGCATAAATAAAAAAGGGGGGGCTTTCCTTTGTTAGAAATCCACAGACAACATCCTGGAACTTCCAAACCAAAGAAATGCAACATGAGAAGTTTTACGTTACGCTTCAATAGAATGAATTCGGTAAGGGTAGAATACGCCCCATGGTCGATCGAAGGTCCTGTGCCACTTGAACTCCAATCTATCTTACCTTCCATCCATCTTTGTCCAGCCAGCTCATAAATGTTAGACCAACCAATCTCAGGGCTGACACAACCGAATTGGTTGAGGAAAAGGAAACCCCAGCGACCAAGCACTCCCGCCTCCAAAAGCGGAGACCGAACAACCGCCAGGTTGTCGAAGACACGTCTGAAGAGGAGGCGGGCGCCCTCTAAGTTGACCACCCTACCCACTAATGGACTATGAGGGGGGGCGGGCGAACGGGAACCGACCGAGAACCCGAACCGCTTGACTGACCCCTTCATACATACTCGATTCATTAGGGTCGGGGATGAAACCAATAATCAAATAAGTGCAAAAAATCGCGCAAGCGAAGCCGGGAAACGGACCGCAGCGCAACGACTAGGACTCGTGTCGGAGGAGTTTTGAGCGTGAGCTACCACTCATGCAGCGGCAAGGACCCGCAACTCTCGAAGGGGCCACCAACCGCCGCCCGAATCACTGTAGTGTAGGAAACCCTCCCTTTACTCAATGGATAGCGCTTATCCTCTTTCAATCAACCAAATGAGAAATGGAGTGGAGGAGAAAGAGGTCTTTATTGATTGAAGAGGCTTTGCACCTAGGACTAATAAAGATCCAGAAGAATGGGTCTAGGCTTTCGAAAAGATGAAGATGCAAAGGGTAAAGAGAAAAGAAATGTCTTTTGAACAACCAACCTGACATAAGGATTCTAGCTCGCCCAGTTAGAGCAGATGGATATTCTCGGACGGGGAAAAGCGGCACTCGACATCTATTCTATTAAACAACACCAAGAACAAAGCCATACCATGCCCTCGGGAGAAAGACGTTCTGATTGCCATGAATGCTGCCCTCGAGGACGTGTACAAGAAGGTCTTTGCCGATTCCTATCAACATGGTGCACCTCTCAGTAGAGGGGCCCGTGGAGACTTTGACCGAATGAATAGGTATCAATTTATAGACATTTTGATTGAGGAAGAGAATCCAGGATGAACGCTTTTTTCGTTCGCTATGTGCGTGCTGACTGGATGCTCGCGTGATCGATCGATGGACGGGAGAATTGCATGAATGACGAGACCGGCCTAACCGAAAGTCAAGGCTCTTCCCTCTCTTGATGGCGAATCTTGATTGACTGACACTAGGAACCGATTCGGAGAAACAAGAAGCATGAGATACGCGGCGGCAATCTTTCCGATAGCGAATTACTTGACTCGATGGATGGAGGGCCCTCCAACTCAAGCACGAAATCAATGTTGAGTCAACAATCATCGAGAGGGGCACCGCCAAGCGAGATCGAGACCAGCACCTTGTATATATAGGTTGGGGAAAAGCCCCTTGTATAGGGTTCCGTTCCAAACCTGCGCTTCTTCTAATATCCCAACAATCCATAAAAGAAAGTAGGGGCTTCAAAGCTTGACTAACAAGCGAGAAACTTGACTTTGAGAAAGTTCGTCCCTCTCCCAGCAAGAGGATGCGCGCCTTAACTTAAAAGAGCTAACGCGCTTTACTTAACCAAGGCTTTCTCTGATAGGGGCTCGTTAGCCGTTGTTTGGGTCGAGCTCAAACCTTCGCCTATCTATACTAAAGTAAGGGGCCTTTTCTTGCTCGTTAGCGCTGTTTTTTGATTGCAGGGCGCTAGCTAATATATATAGGGCTTTTTTCTTTCATCTTTCAGCTTGATCGGAATCGATTCTATGATTGAATAGCAGAAGTGCTACTTATTAATTAGTAGTAGAAACTCGGAGAGACAGAGAGGCAATCATACCTGCTAACTCCTAGGATAAGAAGTAGGTCCCTTGTTTTTGGCAGGAAGAGTTCCATTGTTGCCCCTCGGGAGAGTGAGTCTACTTAGCGAACTGGCAGGACGCGGAGATCGATTGATCAATATGAATCTCGAGAGTGGATGGTTGACCGCCGCCCCCTTGTCCTGGAGGCTCTCCGGCCGAGGAGGGGCTTGCTATCGTAACCTTTTCTCCCGGTGTATGTGAAAAAGAGTGACGAACCCTTTTTTGTTCGGTCATAGGTTGGTGTCCAAAGAACGAGAGTCGGCTTCCTTAACTTAAGTCCGTTGTTCCTCAGTAGCTCAGTGGTAGAGCGGTCGGCTGTTAACTGACTGGTCGTAGGTTCAAATCCTACTTGGGGAGAATTTTTAGTTATAGCTTTTCTGACCTAGCGACCCCTGTCCTTCCCCTTAGTTTCTAAACTAGCAGAATCGTGGGACATCCAAAGTGGGAAGTTTCTTGTTGATTTTTTTTCTATTTCTTACTCCCTTTTTTAGTTTAGGAACTTGGTTCGTTCAATTCACTTGCTCATGAACTCGCAGCTTCGCCAGAAGCGACTAGGGGGGAGCTGTCGTAGAAGCTTTGCCCTTTGTACAGAGATTGTTATGAACTGACTAAATGACTAGCGGAACGCTAGCTAAGCTAAAAAAGAGTATTAGTTCCCTTCAATCAAATCAATAAGCTTTATTTCAGGTTTTTATCCCTCCTTCTTAGAACCCATTGATGGAGGGGGGCCTCGGCCCGGGAAGGGGAGAGTGGCCGAGTGGTCAAAAGCGACAGACTGTAAATCTGTTGAAGTTTTTCTACGTAGGTTCGAATCCTGCCTCTCCCACTGGTTTGTTGTAGACTTCTTCGAAGAGAAAGGAGGCATTCGTCAGCGCAGGAAGGCCCACCGAGCGAAGCTCTTTCTTTTCCGTGCCGTGAAGTGAAATTGTATCGTATGTTAGTTAGAGAGGTTGGCGAACTACTATGATCTATAGATTCCCCAGAGATATCCAATCCCAACGAGAATAGAAGCGAGTCGCTTCCGTTGTAGTCGTCGTAGTCTTTTAGCTTATGTAGTGGTCGGCCTTCCTACACGCACGCGCCCGCCAGAATGCCTCCTTGGTTCTGGACGAAGCCAAGCCGATACATACGATAGGCTTAGGAAAGGTGCTCTTAACTAACAATAAAATAAGAGAAGAAAGATCGTATAAAAGAAAGTCTTACGTGCTCTCTCCTCTATCTAAGTAAGAGAAAGAGGAAGGTCCAATCATGCTACTTTGAGAAAGATGCTTAACACATGCAAGTCGATCAGTTCGCCCTTAAGAAATAGGCAACATCGGTTCGAATCCGATACCGATAAAGGGCTTTTTCCTTTTTTTTCGGTATGCCGCTCCGCCAGCAAGGAGCGAAAGAACCAAGTGGTTTGTGGTAATGTCAGAATTTGCACCTATTTGTATCTATTTAGTGATCAGTCTGCTAGTTTCTTTGATCTTACTCGGTCTTCCTTTTCCCTTTGCTTCCAATAGTTCGACCTATCCAGAAAAATTGTCGGCCTACGAATGTGGTTTCGATCCTTTCGGTGATGCCAGAAGTCGTTTCGATATACGATTTTATCTTGTTTCCATTTTATTTATTATTCCTGATCCGGAAGTAACCTTTTCCTTTCCTTGGGCAGTACCTCCCAACAAGATTGATCCGTTTGGATCTTGGTCTATGATGGCCTTTTTATTGATTTTGACGATTGGATCTCTCTATGAATGGAAAAGGGGTGCTTCGGATCGGGAGTAATCACTAGTGATAGGGCAAAAATAGGGAGGAAGGACAAAGGAAAGAGCGATGCCTACATTAAATCAATTGATTCGTCATGGTAGAGAAGAAAAACGGCGCACGGACCGTACTCGAGCTTCGGATCAATGTCCCCAGAAGCAAGGAGTACGCCCGCGTGTTTCAACGAGAACACCGAAAAAACCAAATTCAGCTCCACGTAAGATAGCCAAAGTACGATTGAGCAATCGACATGATATATTTGCTCACATTCCGGGCGAAGGTCATAATTCGCAGGAACATTCTATGGTGTTAATAAGAGGAGGTAGAGTGAAAGATTTGCCAGGTGTGAAATCCCATTGTATTCGAGGAGTCAAGGATTTGTTGGGAATTCCGGATCGAAGAAGAGGCAGATCCAAATATGGTGCAGAAAAACCCAAATCGATATGAATGGAGGATGCCTCTGGAACTTCTTTTTTTTCTCGGTCAGGAGAGGTACGAAGTCACTCGCCCTATATATAATAGAATAGTGAAAGCAGGAGAGGTTTAGCGGATCAGTGAAAAAAATCTTATTCTAGTAAGTCATTTGTCCGTTGCTGGTCATCAATCTCCGGTATCGATTCCCGGTTTTCCCGGGCCTACTCCCTTAAAGCTTGTTACGGTATTCTCACTCCGATCGCCCCAATGAAGGGCAATCTCTATCCCTTCTAACTTTATTCTGGGATTTCTTATTGGCATTGGATTTTACAAGTGAGCTAATCACCAAATGAGCATTAACCCTTATAAAGTAAGCTAGTACAAGGTAGACTTAAGCAATCTCATTGCCCTGAAAGAAAGCTCAGTAGGTGGATCTTCTTTCCAGGTCGCAGGTGGAGAGCCGGTTGAAAGGCCTTCTGCCAATTGAGAATGATCCATTAATATAAAAATAAAAGAAAAAGATTTTTTTGAGATGGAAGCCATTACTAAGAGTTAGACGACTTTTGTCGAAATGATGAGCCTGCTCCCCCTGAAAGTATCAACTACCTGAGGCTAAGGCGGATTTGTGGCGGTATTGCTGGCAATGATTATAATAGCTATGGCCTTTGCTCAAACCTACCTGATTAGAAAGATAAGGCGCCTTTACTTAGCTGTTAGCCTCCCAAAAGAAGGATCTCCGGTTTCAAAAGCCCTAGATATAGATGTCCGGTAAGTGCTTCCTTGGATTAACATTCCGGGAGTGAAAGGCCATAGGGCTCATAGACATTTTTTATTTCCGATCTTTCCTTTATTTATGGTAATAGGGGGATCATAGATCTCTCTTTTCAAACAAACAAAGTTGGCAAAGTGAGAACGCTGGTTCCGCAATAACCAAATAAATCAAATTCTCAAGGGGAGAGGGGTCCGTATCCATTTTGGGACTTAACTTAAGGATTTAGGGATCCCTCAAAGGACCGGGTTCTATCTCATGATGCTGCTGCTACGTTCATTTGGTCGAGCAAGGTCTTCCCTTGTCTTCTATGTATGGCTGGCTCTTCTTGATCTTGAGGTCATGGGCTAACTCGACCGTAGGGAGAGGGGTTCAAGATGCCCTCGTCTAAGTCTGTCTATTTCTTTGTTTTAGGAGCTCGTAGGTCTCAAGGGTTGTTTTCCAACTCGACCGGAGGACTTGAGATGTCAATTGCTAAGTCCTTTAACGCAATCCAGTAAGGGTAGAGCATTTTTCGGGGAGTCAAGCTCGGTACAAGTTCTAGACAAATTCTAGGCTTTTGGGTATCTCAATCTTAAGATAAGCTCCCCATTATCTACGACCCCTTAACCGGATCGAAAGGGAAGAGGAATAGCGCGGAGCGAGTACTTATTATGGAAAGACAGGCTTGGAAGAAGAAAATGAAATAAGAACAACCGCGCTGGTCGTAATAGCTTCGGATGATATGATGGGTCAATCATTTGCTTCATTGGTTTCAACGGTGGCAGCTGCGGAATCCGCTATTGGGTTAGCCATTTTCGTTATCACTTTCCGAGTCCGAGGGACTATTGCTGTAGAATTTATTAATAGCATTCAAGGTTAAACATGACTCCTAGAGAATTACCAAAATACGAAGTTCTCTTCTTTTTGATTTTGACTTGGTTGGCAGGGTCAGGGCCTTTCTCGCTGGGCGAGCGCATCCGATTGATTCGAAAGTCCTTTCCTAAACCACTTCCCGTTCAGTTGCTGAAAGATAGATAGAACCTTTCTAACTACCTTTCTAACTAAATGAGATTGAGTTCCACGCAAGCTAGAAAGATGCTTTTTGCTGCTATTCCATCTATTTGTGCATTAAGTTCGAAGAAGATCTCAATCTATAATGAAGAAATGATAGTAGCTCGTTGTTTTATAGGCTTCATCATATTCAGTCGGAAGAGTTTAGGTAAGACTTTCAAAGTGACTCTCGACGGGAGAATCCAGGCTATTCAGGAAGAATCGCAGCAATTCCCCAATCCTAACGAAGTAGTTCCTCCGGAATCTAATGAACAACAACGATTACTTAGGATCAGTTTGCGAATTTGTGGCACCGTAGTAGAATCATTACCAATGGCACGCTGTGCGCCTAAGTGCGAAAAGACAGTGCAAGCTTTGTTATGCCGAAACCTAAATGTTAAGTCAGCAACACTTCCAAATGCCACTTCTTCCCGTCGCATCCGTCTTCAGGACGATCTAGGCACAAAGTTTCACTTATTAGTTAGGAGGAGATTTTGCCCCCAGTGTATCTCGAAAGCAGAAAAAATAGAACTCATTCGAGAGAGCTTGGTGGTCTTAAGAATGGTTCGGGTGGGGGGTTCTCTTAAGAATAAATAAGACGAATAGAATCTAATTCATGTTCATGCTAACAGAAGAGCGGATCCAAGACACAGACAACTTCTTTCTCAAAAAGTACTTGCTGCACTTCTTTCTCATGAAGCTGCTTTGCAAGAAAGGAGTTAGTTCCCTCCGGGGGTTCTGAGAGCCAATGCTTCCTACGCTCCAGCCCTTAGCCCTGAACTCCTTAGCACAAGCACTAAGTAAGCCCGTGAAGGCCTTCAATATCGCACCTACTAGGACTGAAATTTCGTTTTCGAATAGGACTACTTCTTTCTTTTCTGTACGCTAGGGTCGTTCGGGCGGAAAACCGAGTTGCGTACTGGGTGAAGCTTAGTCCTTTGGACCTTTCAATCTCGCAACTTTTTTAGATTAGCTAGGGCCGCCCGCACGCTTTAAGGGTTGTTGAAGGTATTGCACTAAGAAAGACTCCTGCCGTTGCTATGCTAAAGGTAAGATTTTCTTTTAAAGCCGCTCAAGCAATTTCTTTAAAAAAAGAAGAGCAAGCAAGACAAGAAAGATAAGGCTCGAAAGCTGCGAAGAAAGAAAGTAGAGCTGCTCTAATCGAGCTGTGAAATCGGTGTGGTGAGGTATTGGAAGTGTTCAGCGAATTTAAAGACACTAAAAAAGAGCACCGTGCTATACTGGCAGAGCTTCAGCAAAACTAGGTAGGTAGCTTTCGCTAATGAGAGATGGATTTGGGGATTCGATTAGGTCTCCTAATTCATGGAATTCGTTTTCTCTTTATTAGTTTCTTTTTAAAGCAGCATTCTCCCTTGACTCGATCTTTAATTGAATTATCGATAGAACGTTGATCAATATTCAGGAAGAGATCGAGGATCACAGCAGGATCCTATCTGATCTTTGTCAACACAGGACTCGAAGCCCCCTGCTCAAACTAAAGGGTAATCCTTCGGAATTGAAAATTCCTATCTTTCGGATTTCTTTCTTATATTAATTATAGTGGAGGGGAGAAGACTCATTTTGAATTCTATCTATATAGGGGGGGAGCCATTGTGAAGCCTAGAGAGGCGGAAGCGGCAAATCGCTTCTACCGAGTTCCACAACAGCAGCTTAGCTTAGTAGCTTAACTCTTTCTACTGGCGTGGCGCTGCTGGATGCTTCTGATCAATAGAACAGGAAGAGGAGTCAGCCAAAAAGAAAGACCACCAAAAGTAACGACCACCAAGATACGCATAGTGATTCGATCTTTTGATCACCCATTTTTGGAAAACCATTTTGGGGGGCTTCAGCCTTACACACGGAAGATTGGATTGCCTGAATCACGAGTCTTATATACTGTGTTACGATCACCTCATATTGATAAAAAGTCCAGAGAACAATTTGAAATGGAAATAAAGAAAAAATTTCTGATCATAAAAACAGAAAAGCATGAATTGCGCAAGAAGTTCTTTCGGTTAAAACGCCGTGCGACTCGGAGGACATAAGACTTCTTGGTCAAGCCAAAATGCCGGCAGAATGCTCCTACCCCACCATGCCTGGCCCTTTACCTTACCTTAAGAAAGAAAAGAAATGGGGGTATGAAGCGTGGGAAAGAATGAGAGAAGTGTCTGATACAACAGGTAACCTTAAGGAGTGGCGGCAAAGCTCTTGATTGATCAACGCGAGTGAACTGTGCTTAGACGCTTCGTAAAACCGCACCGATCTACGAGAGGAGCTGATGGATGAGTAGGCTTCCCCTTTCGATTTACGGAATGTGATCTGGGACACGATGGGGGTTTGCGTGCCTCGGTAGGAAAGAGATCACCGGAGTATAGCACAAGATCGCCTTTTTTTTCTTGCTGCCATGGGGTCGACCTGTAAACAAGGTAAACCCAATGGGAACCAAAAACGGGAGGGTACCACATTGATTGACATTGGGCAGAAGACGATCCAAAAAGCGAAGGCTCACCCAGCTGAGATCGGCAGTGAGGGATGCTTACCTTCTTCTTAGAGAAAGGGGAAAGGGGCAACCTATCTTACTAATAATAAGAAAGGGGGTGGCATCGACTGGGGTTTTACACCCAGTTGGTGTAAGGGATGAATCACCCTTTGCGGTCGGATTGCCAGAAAAGGTGCCGACTGTCCATGAGGCGAACAATCGGTAGCGAGATACAGATCCGGAGAGATCTGGGTCTTCTATCTCAACATTTGGTTGTT includes the following:
- the orf100a gene encoding hypothetical protein produces the protein MSAPCFGRPIWLVQLSLLEAPAVVRLRTPRSRISHSPSFFSYFIFLPVGFVQIDVCRGRLVLLRYALPVGCYILCLFHPVSALRHKIFVFDLSSQRNKEV
- the orf287 gene encoding hypothetical protein; its protein translation is MNRVCMKGSVKRFGFSVGSRSPAPPHSPLVGRVVNLEGARLLFRRVFDNLAVVRSPLLEAGVLGRWGFLFLNQFGCVSPEIGWSNIYELAGQRWMEGKIDWSSSGTGPSIDHGAYSTLTEFILLKRNVKLLMLHFFGLEVPGCCLWISNKGKPPLFYLCHLIKVPCCSPLPEAKDGVEPSFQDLQSDTFPLCYPAKPATSCAKVKRLFFLPRSLFFYICGRSTLYDRRRVTREEGTTSFSLALLHFPFLIESRKPLHYWYRGQKVASSICSGKEHLEASFCLVSNHA
- the orf202 gene encoding hypothetical protein — its product is MDCWDIRRSAGLERNPIQGAFPQPIYTRCWSRSRLAVPLSMIVDSTLISCLSWRALHPSSQVIRYRKDCRRVSHASCFSESVPSVSQSRFAIKRGKSLDFRLGRSRHSCNSPVHRSITRASSQHAHSERKKRSSWILFLNQNVYKLIPIHSVKVSTGPSTERCTMLIGIGKDLLVHVLEGSIHGNQNVFLPRAWYGFVLGVV
- the nad3 gene encoding NADH dehydrogenase subunit 3, which produces MSEFAPICIYLVISLLVSLILLGLPFPFASNSSTYPEKLSAYECGFDPFGDARSRFDIRFYLVSILFIIPDPEVTFSFPWAVPPNKIDPFGSWSMMAFLLILTIGSLYEWKRGASDRE
- the rps12 gene encoding ribosomal protein S12; amino-acid sequence: MPTLNQLIRHGREEKRRTDRTRASDQCPQKQGVRPRVSTRTPKKPNSAPRKIAKVRLSNRHDIFAHIPGEGHNSQEHSMVLIRGGRVKDLPGVKSHCIRGVKDLLGIPDRRRGRSKYGAEKPKSI
- the atp4 gene encoding ATPase subunit 4, with amino-acid sequence MRLSSTQARKMLFAAIPSICALSSKKISIYNEEMIVARCFIGFIIFSRKSLGKTFKVTLDGRIQAIQEESQQFPNPNEVVPPESNEQQRLLRISLRICGTVVESLPMARCAPKCEKTVQALLCRNLNVKSATLPNATSSRRIRLQDDLGTKFHLLVRRRFCPQCISKAEKIELIRESLVVLRMVRVGGSLKNK
- the rps10 gene encoding ribosomal protein S10, producing MTTKIRIVIRSFDHPFLENHFGGLQPYTRKIGLPESRVLYTVLRSPHIDKKSREQFEMEIKKKFLIIKTEKHELRKKFFRLKRQRIFGAQYEILFSCKTRSDKGKLQRLLRSKILALTLS